The following are encoded in a window of Clostridium thermarum genomic DNA:
- the galT gene encoding UDP-glucose--hexose-1-phosphate uridylyltransferase codes for MNCAKEIERLLNFAVRNNLIEKYDIVQTRNSLLELFKLTEPYTGKVEEEIGDSPADILENLLDYAAEIGLLEVNTTTYRDLLDAKIMGMLMPRQSEVIRRFETTAREKGIKSATDDFYVLSKASNYIRMDRIEKNLYWQSPTDYGNIEITINLSKPEKDPRDIAAAKALPQSNYPKCLLCIENVGFAGNVNHPARQNHRVIPVTVAEEQWYLQYSPYVYYNEHCILFKGEHEPMQITDKTFRRLLDFIEQFPHYFIGSNADLPIVGGSILSHEHFQGGRHVFPMETAPEEVWFTHSKYKDVKVSIVKWPMSVVRAASKDKNRLVEFSVELLEAWKQYSDESADILAFTEKEGIKIPHNTITPIVRKNKLGEYEIDLVLRNNRTSDEHPDGIFHPHVDLHHIKKENIGLIEVMGLAVLPARLETELKKIESILLGNVGIEEIGEQSDLYKHKGWIEEMLAKYGMMTDGEKAKELLKQEVGEKFLKVLMDAGVYKRNSEGMVAFKRFMATAGFIEVK; via the coding sequence ATGAATTGTGCAAAAGAGATTGAAAGACTGCTAAATTTTGCAGTGAGAAATAATCTAATAGAGAAGTATGACATTGTTCAGACAAGAAACTCATTACTTGAACTCTTTAAACTTACAGAGCCATATACGGGGAAGGTAGAGGAGGAAATCGGTGATTCTCCTGCAGATATACTGGAAAACCTGCTGGACTATGCAGCTGAGATTGGGCTGCTGGAGGTAAATACCACTACCTACAGGGACCTATTAGATGCAAAAATTATGGGGATGCTAATGCCCCGTCAGTCTGAAGTTATCAGAAGATTTGAGACTACAGCAAGGGAAAAGGGGATAAAAAGTGCCACAGACGACTTCTATGTGCTTTCAAAAGCGTCAAACTACATTAGAATGGACAGAATTGAGAAAAACTTATATTGGCAGTCACCAACTGACTATGGCAACATTGAAATTACCATAAATCTATCTAAGCCCGAAAAAGATCCTAGGGATATAGCTGCTGCCAAAGCACTTCCGCAATCCAATTATCCCAAGTGCCTGCTGTGCATAGAAAATGTTGGCTTTGCGGGAAATGTAAATCATCCGGCAAGACAAAATCATAGGGTGATTCCGGTAACAGTAGCAGAGGAACAATGGTATTTACAATACTCGCCCTATGTGTACTATAATGAGCACTGCATATTGTTTAAAGGTGAGCATGAACCTATGCAAATAACAGATAAGACCTTTAGAAGACTATTAGATTTTATAGAACAATTTCCACATTACTTTATAGGTTCTAATGCAGACTTACCAATAGTGGGCGGATCCATACTAAGTCACGAGCACTTCCAGGGAGGAAGACATGTATTTCCTATGGAAACTGCTCCTGAGGAAGTGTGGTTTACTCACAGTAAGTATAAAGACGTTAAGGTTTCTATTGTTAAGTGGCCTATGTCAGTTGTAAGAGCAGCCTCTAAGGACAAAAACAGACTGGTTGAATTCAGCGTTGAGCTATTGGAGGCTTGGAAGCAGTATAGTGATGAGAGTGCTGATATACTTGCCTTCACCGAAAAAGAAGGTATAAAAATACCACACAACACCATTACACCAATAGTAAGAAAAAATAAGCTGGGTGAATATGAGATTGATTTGGTTCTAAGAAATAACAGAACCAGTGATGAGCATCCGGACGGTATATTCCATCCCCATGTAGACTTGCATCATATAAAAAAGGAAAATATAGGACTGATAGAGGTAATGGGTCTCGCAGTACTTCCGGCACGACTGGAAACAGAGCTGAAGAAAATTGAAAGTATTTTGCTTGGAAATGTAGGAATAGAGGAGATTGGTGAACAATCAGACCTTTATAAGCATAAGGGCTGGATTGAGGAGATGTTAGCGAAATACGGAATGATGACGGATGGAGAAAAGGCTAAAGAGCTATTGAAGCAGGAAGTGGGAGAGAAGTTCTTAAAGGTTCTTATGGATGCAGGAGTTTATAAGAGAAATAGTGAGGGCATGGTAGCCTTTAAAAGATTTATGGCTACAGCTGGTTTTATAGAGGTTAAATAG